One window of the Enterobacter huaxiensis genome contains the following:
- a CDS encoding protein-disulfide reductase DsbD family protein — protein sequence MLTVFRRLLVCLLWLWLPLSQAADSGWLRAADNQHASVRLRAQTENSGETRLLLDVALQKGWKTYWRSPGEGGIAPAIRWHQPVEATWRWPTPERFDVAGITTQGYHGDVSFPIILHGKVPERLDGVLTLSTCSNVCVLTDYPFSLDLTSSTGGDFDYAYSRAMGTLPLSSGLTSSLSARYAAGKLTVTAQRDAGWQEPSLFIDGMDDVDFGRPAFSVRDGSLVATVPVTDSWGEAAPNLSGKQLSLVLADSGQAQESSLTIGQSAPAPAFSLGWVLLMALAGGLILNVMPCVLPVLAMKLGTLMQTERQARGQVRRQFLASVSGIVASFLALALMMTVLRLGNQALGWGIQFQNPWFIGAMALVMVLFSASLLGLFEIRLPSGTSTFLATRGGNGLAGHFWQGAFATLLATPCTAPFLGTAVSVALAAPLPLLWGIFFAMGIGMSLPWLLVAAWPGLAQKLPRPGRWMNVVRVALGLMMLGSSLWLLSLLGVHIGILPVITLVVVLILALLLATAWRYRWQTALRAGALAFVAAGAVAFVTASGGDNSRHDRVNWQPLSEQAIARAQAENKRVFVDVTADWCVTCKANKYNVLLRDDVQDALSAPDVVALRGDWSRPSASISQFLTTRGSAAVPFNQIYGPGLPQGHVLPALLSRDAVLTALSDAKGK from the coding sequence ATGTTAACAGTATTCAGGCGACTGCTGGTCTGCCTGCTTTGGCTCTGGCTGCCCCTCAGCCAGGCCGCCGACAGCGGCTGGCTGCGCGCCGCCGATAATCAGCACGCCAGCGTCAGGCTGCGCGCGCAAACCGAAAACAGCGGCGAAACCCGCCTGCTGCTTGATGTCGCCCTGCAAAAAGGCTGGAAAACCTACTGGCGCTCGCCGGGAGAGGGTGGGATTGCGCCTGCCATTCGCTGGCATCAGCCGGTGGAGGCGACCTGGCGCTGGCCCACGCCCGAGCGTTTTGACGTAGCGGGTATCACCACGCAGGGATATCACGGCGACGTCAGTTTTCCGATTATCCTGCACGGCAAGGTCCCTGAACGTCTTGACGGCGTCCTGACGCTCTCTACCTGCAGCAACGTTTGCGTGCTGACCGACTACCCGTTCTCGCTGGATCTGACGTCCAGCACGGGCGGCGACTTTGATTACGCTTACAGCCGGGCGATGGGCACGCTGCCGCTCAGCAGCGGATTAACGTCATCGCTCAGCGCCCGCTACGCCGCCGGAAAGCTGACCGTTACCGCGCAGCGTGACGCGGGCTGGCAGGAACCGTCGCTGTTTATCGACGGCATGGACGACGTCGATTTTGGCAGACCCGCTTTTTCCGTGCGCGACGGATCGCTTGTTGCCACCGTGCCGGTAACGGACAGCTGGGGCGAAGCCGCGCCCAACCTCAGCGGAAAGCAGCTGTCGCTGGTCCTGGCGGATAGCGGCCAGGCGCAGGAGTCCAGCCTGACTATCGGGCAGAGCGCCCCCGCGCCCGCGTTCTCGTTAGGCTGGGTGCTGCTGATGGCGCTGGCGGGCGGCCTGATTCTCAACGTCATGCCCTGCGTGCTGCCCGTGCTGGCCATGAAGCTCGGCACGCTGATGCAAACCGAACGGCAGGCGCGCGGCCAGGTACGCCGGCAGTTCCTTGCGTCGGTATCAGGAATTGTTGCCTCATTCCTCGCGCTGGCGCTGATGATGACGGTGCTGCGTTTAGGCAATCAGGCGCTCGGCTGGGGGATCCAGTTCCAGAACCCGTGGTTTATTGGCGCGATGGCGCTGGTGATGGTGCTGTTCAGCGCCAGCCTGCTGGGGTTATTTGAGATCCGTCTCCCTTCCGGTACCAGCACGTTCCTCGCCACGCGCGGCGGCAACGGGCTTGCTGGCCATTTCTGGCAGGGCGCCTTTGCCACGCTGCTCGCGACGCCCTGCACCGCGCCGTTTCTCGGTACGGCCGTGTCGGTGGCGCTGGCAGCGCCGCTTCCTCTGCTGTGGGGCATCTTCTTTGCGATGGGTATCGGCATGAGCCTGCCGTGGCTGCTGGTTGCGGCCTGGCCGGGGCTGGCGCAGAAATTGCCGCGTCCGGGACGCTGGATGAACGTTGTGCGGGTCGCTCTCGGCCTGATGATGCTCGGCTCGTCCCTGTGGCTGTTGAGCCTGCTGGGGGTGCACATCGGTATCCTGCCCGTCATTACGCTGGTGGTGGTGCTAATCCTCGCTCTGCTGCTGGCCACCGCCTGGCGCTACCGCTGGCAAACCGCACTCCGCGCCGGAGCGTTAGCCTTTGTGGCGGCAGGCGCCGTCGCATTTGTTACCGCTTCCGGTGGGGATAACTCCCGTCACGATCGGGTGAACTGGCAGCCGCTCAGCGAGCAGGCCATTGCCCGCGCGCAGGCAGAAAACAAGCGGGTCTTCGTCGACGTCACCGCCGACTGGTGCGTGACCTGTAAAGCCAATAAATACAACGTGCTGCTGCGCGACGACGTACAGGACGCGCTTTCCGCTCCGGATGTCGTTGCCCTGCGCGGAGACTGGAGCCGCCCTTCAGCCAGCATTAGCCAGTTCTTAACCACGCGCGGCAGCGCCGCCGTGCCGTTTAACCAGATTTATGGACCGGGACTGCCGCAGGGCCACGTGCTGCCTGCGCTATTAAGCCGCGACGCGGTGTTAACCGCCCTGTCCGATGCGAAAGGAAAATAA
- a CDS encoding copper resistance protein, translated as MIKRQRNAILLVALACLVVMICTAQRMAGMHALVLNLTATSQSVQQGQESAEAPVTPCELSAKSLMAVPPVLFESALFAVTLLLALLAANPPRRERLWPPRVISPPRLRVHLRLCVFRE; from the coding sequence ATGATTAAGCGACAACGCAACGCTATCCTGCTGGTAGCCCTGGCCTGTCTGGTGGTGATGATATGCACCGCTCAGCGAATGGCCGGGATGCATGCGCTTGTCCTCAATCTCACCGCCACAAGCCAGTCCGTCCAGCAGGGCCAGGAGAGCGCAGAGGCGCCGGTTACGCCGTGCGAGCTTAGCGCCAAATCGCTGATGGCGGTTCCCCCGGTGCTGTTTGAAAGTGCACTCTTCGCCGTTACTCTGCTGCTGGCGCTGCTGGCTGCTAATCCGCCGCGCCGCGAACGGCTGTGGCCTCCCCGCGTGATATCCCCGCCCCGACTACGGGTGCATCTGCGACTCTGCGTCTTCCGTGAGTGA